A genomic segment from Drosophila miranda strain MSH22 chromosome 3, D.miranda_PacBio2.1, whole genome shotgun sequence encodes:
- the LOC108159986 gene encoding uncharacterized protein LOC108159986, which yields MDKTLEEFIILTPLTCVEQCNALMEATATKPKTCYVFVSLFGAYCGLLAYRVYRSYVANIGTSPEPAPGPLDAIPALPAALVYELRDLPTQLMFESINLADNSWCFYSELTTPCMHHLVRTTQTLDDEEVNASTSQSVPKLKAVPHHLGDEN from the exons ATGGACAAAACTTTGGAGGAGTTCATCATATTGACCCCGCTGACATGTGTGGAGCAGTGCAATGCTCTAATGGAGGCCACAGCAACAAAACCCAAGACCTGCTACGTATTCGTCTCGCTCTTTGGCGCGTACTGTGGGCTGTTGGCCTATCGGGTATATCGCAGCTATGTCGCCAACATTGGGACATCGCCGGAGCCAGCGCCGGGGCCATTGGATGCGATACCAGCTTTGCCAGCGGCTCTCGTCTACGAGTTGAGAGATCTCCCAACTCAGCTGATGTTCGAGTCCATTAACCTTGCCGATAACAG CTGGTGCTTTTACAGTGAGCTGACTACACCCTGCATGCACCATCTCGTAAGGACCACTCAGACACTGGATGATGAAGAGGTCAACGCCTCAACATCGCAATCAGTCCCAAAGCTTAAGGCAGTGCCGCATCATCTTGGAGACGAGAACTGA